One Stenotrophomonas maltophilia DNA window includes the following coding sequences:
- a CDS encoding glycosyltransferase family 4 protein, giving the protein MRILLDLQGAQGESRLRGIGRYSLSLALSVARNARGHDVHILVNGAFPEGIDHIREAFAGLLPRASIHVLHVPLPVAQREGENALRRAQAEIVREAAIATLQPDIVHISSLFEGFADNAVGTISQHCRVPTIVTLYDMIPLMNPKLYLDPDPRYREFYHGKLEQLARADALVAISESSAQEAHDVAGFPAERIFNMSAACDPVFRPMDTLDSRRILTRVAFGVTAGFVLYTGGADRRKNLPRLVEAYAGLDAQLRAGMQLVFAGHMPGPHVDELQRLATSLGLAERDLVFTGYVSDEQLVALYNECSLFAFPSWHEGFGLPVLEAMACGAAVIASDASSIREIATEPTALFDPMDVDSLRARMAHFLSSPEENQRLRDYSLERAQAFSWDRVASVFVDACEHVVGLGLERSSPEAAINTATTRLGTLADVQITDLLSAADALDRSCAAEPQLLVDVTELADKDLRTGIQRVTRAVVAEWAKLAPTGYRLQLVRLDRSSGQYVCANMYAATLLGVQQQADVPVVCHAGDVFLGLDLTGSALRLGSEWFRYLRRSGVKISFVVYDILPVRHPEWWPGGGGQHHEAWLREILGCADQLICISRAVADDVRAWMEEQQVQSPASIDWFHLGADLDGSVPSKGLPDDAGQVIERIAAAPSFLMVGTIEPRKGHEMVLSAFETLWAEGHDVNLVIVGRKGWLVDALCSRLAGHARLGRQLFWFESASDEYLDAIYANSSCLMAASEGEGFGLPLIEAAQRGLSIIARDIPVFREVAGGHAHFFSGHGDAPIAQAIREWLPLHAQGAETRSDRMPWLTWTQSAEQLQRVLLSGGSLSERSPHCS; this is encoded by the coding sequence ATGCGGATTCTTCTGGACCTGCAGGGTGCCCAAGGTGAAAGCCGCCTGCGAGGCATCGGCCGTTACTCGTTGTCATTGGCCCTGTCGGTAGCACGCAATGCGCGTGGCCATGACGTCCACATTCTGGTCAATGGCGCCTTCCCCGAAGGCATCGATCACATCCGCGAGGCCTTCGCCGGCCTACTGCCGAGGGCCAGCATCCACGTGCTGCACGTTCCGCTGCCCGTTGCCCAGCGTGAGGGCGAGAACGCGCTGCGTCGGGCTCAGGCCGAAATCGTCCGTGAGGCTGCAATTGCGACGCTGCAGCCGGATATCGTGCATATCTCCAGCCTGTTTGAGGGCTTTGCCGACAATGCGGTGGGAACCATCAGCCAGCACTGCCGCGTGCCGACGATCGTCACGCTGTACGACATGATTCCGTTGATGAATCCGAAGCTGTACCTGGACCCCGATCCGCGCTATCGCGAGTTCTATCACGGCAAGCTGGAACAGCTGGCGCGTGCCGACGCACTGGTGGCCATCTCGGAAAGCTCGGCGCAGGAAGCGCACGACGTTGCCGGATTCCCGGCAGAACGCATCTTCAACATGTCTGCAGCCTGCGATCCGGTGTTCCGTCCGATGGATACCCTGGACTCCCGGCGCATCCTGACCCGAGTTGCGTTTGGGGTGACCGCCGGCTTCGTGCTGTATACCGGTGGCGCGGACCGCCGCAAGAATCTGCCGCGTCTGGTGGAAGCCTACGCCGGACTGGACGCGCAGCTGCGCGCCGGGATGCAGCTTGTGTTCGCCGGACATATGCCCGGACCGCACGTGGATGAACTGCAGCGGCTGGCGACGTCGCTGGGCTTGGCGGAGAGGGACCTGGTCTTCACCGGGTATGTTTCCGATGAGCAACTGGTCGCGCTCTACAACGAATGCAGTCTCTTTGCGTTTCCTTCGTGGCACGAGGGCTTCGGCCTGCCCGTGCTGGAGGCGATGGCCTGCGGTGCCGCAGTCATCGCGTCGGACGCTTCGAGCATCCGTGAGATCGCAACGGAGCCCACCGCGTTGTTTGATCCCATGGATGTCGATTCGCTCCGTGCGCGCATGGCTCACTTCCTCTCCAGTCCGGAAGAGAACCAGCGCCTGCGTGACTATTCACTGGAGAGGGCGCAGGCGTTCTCGTGGGACAGGGTGGCCTCGGTCTTCGTCGATGCATGCGAACACGTGGTTGGACTGGGACTGGAGCGCTCCTCGCCCGAGGCAGCGATCAACACCGCGACGACCCGCCTGGGGACGCTCGCCGATGTTCAGATCACCGACCTGCTGAGTGCTGCGGATGCGCTTGATCGCAGCTGTGCGGCTGAGCCGCAGCTGCTGGTTGATGTGACCGAGCTGGCGGACAAGGATCTGCGCACGGGCATCCAGCGCGTCACGCGTGCAGTGGTGGCTGAGTGGGCGAAGCTTGCGCCGACGGGCTATCGGCTGCAGTTGGTACGCCTGGATCGCAGTTCCGGGCAGTACGTCTGCGCCAACATGTATGCGGCAACGCTGTTGGGTGTGCAACAGCAGGCCGATGTGCCGGTGGTCTGCCACGCGGGTGACGTGTTCCTGGGATTGGACTTGACCGGCTCTGCGCTGAGGCTGGGAAGCGAGTGGTTCCGCTACCTGCGCCGCAGTGGTGTGAAGATCAGCTTCGTGGTCTACGACATCCTGCCGGTCAGGCATCCGGAATGGTGGCCGGGCGGCGGTGGTCAGCACCATGAAGCGTGGCTGCGTGAAATCCTTGGCTGCGCCGACCAGCTCATCTGTATTTCCAGGGCCGTGGCCGATGATGTCCGTGCCTGGATGGAAGAGCAGCAGGTGCAAAGCCCGGCCTCCATTGACTGGTTCCACCTTGGCGCCGATCTGGATGGCAGCGTGCCGTCCAAGGGGCTTCCCGATGATGCGGGGCAGGTGATCGAGCGGATTGCTGCCGCTCCCAGCTTCCTGATGGTTGGGACGATTGAACCCCGAAAAGGTCATGAGATGGTGCTGTCGGCCTTCGAGACGCTCTGGGCGGAAGGGCATGACGTGAATCTGGTCATCGTCGGTCGCAAGGGGTGGTTGGTTGACGCGTTGTGCAGCCGGTTGGCAGGCCATGCGCGACTCGGTCGCCAGCTGTTCTGGTTCGAGAGCGCCAGTGACGAGTACCTGGACGCCATTTACGCCAATTCAAGCTGCCTGATGGCTGCCTCGGAAGGTGAGGGGTTCGGGTTGCCGCTGATCGAGGCAGCGCAGCGTGGTCTGTCGATCATCGCCCGCGATATTCCCGTATTCAGGGAAGTGGCGGGTGGGCATGCACACTTCTTCTCGGGGCACGGCGACGCCCCCATCGCGCAGGCGATCCGAGAATGGTTGCCCCTCCACGCCCAGGGCGCAGAGACCCGTTCAGACCGCATGCCCTGGCTGACCTGGACGCAGAGCGCCGAGCAGTTGCAGCGGGTGTTGCTGTCAGGCGGCTCTCTGTCTGAACGATCCCCTCATTGTTCCTGA
- the gmd gene encoding GDP-mannose 4,6-dehydratase produces MSNKKAIITGITGQDGAYLTELLLEKGYEVYGTYRRTSSVNFWRLDELGVTNHPNLHLVEYDLTDLGTSLAMVQKIQPDEIYNLAAQSFVGVSFEQPTTTAQITGVGALNLLEAIRLVNPKIRFYQASTSEMFGKVQAVPQVEDTPFYPRSPYGVAKLYAHWITVNYRESYDIFGSSGILFNHESPLRGREFVTRKITDSVAKIKLGQLDCLELGNLDAKRDWGFAKEYVEGMWRMLQADQPDTFVLATNRTETVRDFVSMAFKGAGIDVEFKGKDIDEVAIDTASGKTVMRINSKFHRPAEVDLLIGNPEKAERILGWKPQTTLEQLCQMMVEADLKRNERGFSF; encoded by the coding sequence ATGAGCAATAAGAAGGCGATTATCACCGGTATTACCGGCCAGGACGGTGCTTATCTGACCGAGCTGCTGCTTGAGAAGGGGTACGAGGTGTATGGCACCTATCGCCGCACCAGCTCCGTCAATTTCTGGCGGCTGGACGAACTGGGTGTCACCAATCACCCGAACCTGCACCTGGTCGAGTATGACCTGACCGATCTGGGCACCTCGCTGGCCATGGTGCAGAAAATCCAGCCGGATGAGATCTACAACCTTGCCGCGCAGAGCTTCGTCGGCGTGAGCTTCGAACAGCCGACCACCACCGCGCAGATTACCGGTGTGGGCGCGCTGAACCTGCTGGAGGCGATCCGCCTGGTCAACCCGAAGATCCGCTTTTACCAGGCGTCGACTTCGGAAATGTTCGGCAAGGTTCAGGCCGTGCCGCAGGTGGAGGATACCCCGTTCTACCCGCGTAGCCCGTATGGTGTGGCCAAGCTCTACGCGCACTGGATCACGGTGAACTACCGCGAGAGCTACGACATCTTTGGTTCCAGCGGCATCCTGTTCAACCATGAGAGCCCATTGCGCGGCCGCGAGTTCGTGACCCGCAAGATCACCGACTCGGTGGCCAAGATCAAGCTGGGCCAGCTGGACTGCCTGGAGCTGGGTAACCTGGATGCCAAGCGCGACTGGGGCTTTGCCAAGGAATATGTGGAAGGCATGTGGCGCATGCTGCAGGCCGACCAGCCGGATACCTTCGTGCTGGCCACCAACCGTACCGAAACCGTGCGCGATTTCGTCAGCATGGCGTTCAAGGGTGCCGGCATCGACGTCGAGTTCAAGGGCAAGGATATCGATGAAGTTGCCATCGATACCGCGAGCGGCAAGACCGTGATGCGCATCAACTCGAAGTTCCACCGCCCGGCGGAAGTCGATCTGCTGATCGGCAACCCGGAAAAGGCAGAGCGCATCCTGGGCTGGAAGCCGCAGACCACATTGGAACAGCTGTGCCAGATGATGGTGGAAGCTGATCTCAAGAGGAACGAGCGTGGTTTCTCGTTCTGA
- a CDS encoding GDP-mannose 4,6-dehydratase, protein MVSRSEVNNRTVLVTGASGFTGRYMVRALQDQGYSVISLGGAHPSFSVDHSNTLAGHAGRADLRDLRALARVMDEVRPDYVVHLAALAFVAHGQVEDFYQINLMGTRNLFQAMQDVGHRPLGVLVASSANVYGNATEGVIREDEPPNPANDYAVSKLAMEYVSRLWSDKYPIVIARPFNYTGIGQDEKYLIPKIVSHFMRRERTMELGNIDVWRDFGDVRAVVDAYSRLMITPESASATVNVCSGSAHSLREIVEFCRQITGHDIDIRVNPAFVRANEVRVLRGSNDRLKQLIGDWSCPEINQTLEWMLNAK, encoded by the coding sequence GTGGTTTCTCGTTCTGAGGTAAACAATAGGACCGTACTTGTAACAGGTGCTTCCGGCTTCACCGGACGCTACATGGTGCGGGCCCTTCAGGATCAGGGATACTCAGTCATCTCACTGGGAGGAGCGCACCCCTCCTTCTCAGTGGATCATTCCAATACTCTGGCTGGCCACGCGGGGCGCGCTGATCTGAGGGATTTACGCGCGCTGGCGCGGGTCATGGACGAGGTACGCCCAGACTACGTCGTGCACCTTGCCGCGCTGGCTTTTGTCGCCCACGGCCAGGTTGAAGATTTCTATCAGATCAATCTGATGGGGACTCGAAACCTCTTCCAAGCGATGCAGGATGTAGGTCACCGCCCTCTGGGCGTACTTGTCGCCAGCAGTGCCAACGTGTACGGCAATGCGACGGAGGGAGTGATCCGTGAGGACGAGCCCCCCAATCCTGCAAACGATTACGCTGTTAGTAAGCTGGCTATGGAATATGTGTCGCGGCTGTGGAGCGACAAGTATCCGATCGTCATTGCTCGCCCGTTCAACTACACCGGCATCGGTCAGGATGAAAAGTACCTGATTCCGAAGATCGTTTCGCATTTCATGCGCCGAGAAAGGACCATGGAATTGGGAAACATCGATGTTTGGCGGGACTTCGGTGACGTTCGGGCAGTGGTCGATGCCTATTCGCGTCTGATGATCACGCCGGAGTCAGCATCGGCGACGGTCAACGTTTGTTCCGGTAGCGCTCATTCGTTGCGTGAAATCGTTGAGTTCTGCCGTCAGATCACTGGTCACGACATCGACATACGGGTCAATCCGGCTTTTGTTAGGGCAAATGAAGTTCGGGTGCTTCGAGGCAGCAATGACAGGTTGAAGCAGTTGATTGGCGATTGGAGTTGCCCGGAGATCAATCAGACGCTCGAGTGGATGTTGAACGCGAAGTAA
- a CDS encoding EamA family transporter, whose protein sequence is MQLLLVFGLVLLGACGTVLLKIGAERVSYADGLLPMLLTAVRNAPLVCGFILQMIPLVSWVVLLKFMPLTKLQPMIALTYVVTPVLAVLFLGEHIGPLRMAGIGLIVLGVILVSAS, encoded by the coding sequence ATGCAACTTCTGCTTGTCTTCGGACTGGTCCTTCTAGGCGCTTGTGGCACGGTTCTGCTCAAAATCGGGGCTGAGCGTGTGAGCTATGCCGATGGTCTGCTGCCGATGCTGCTCACCGCCGTCAGGAATGCGCCTCTGGTGTGCGGTTTTATTTTGCAGATGATACCGCTGGTGTCTTGGGTGGTGCTGCTCAAGTTCATGCCGCTGACCAAGCTGCAGCCGATGATCGCCCTGACCTATGTGGTGACACCGGTGTTGGCGGTGTTGTTCCTGGGAGAACATATCGGGCCGTTGCGTATGGCTGGTATCGGCCTGATTGTCCTTGGCGTAATCTTGGTGAGCGCGAGCTGA
- a CDS encoding glycosyltransferase family 4 protein — translation MKILIVLTYYSPYMSGVTEFARMLAEDLAQRHHVTVLTTQHDPGLPEDEIVSGVRVVRAPVFARMHKGVLSWKFITSFRRLARQHDVVNLHMPMLESGLLSMLVERRKLVVNYQCDMAVVGGLLDRIAVNLTRISCWFATRRARDIGVLTHDYASSSTWLSGTRSKQHEVLAPMKAMPWRDSQTNTDGVFRFGFVGRFVAEKGLPVLLEAFAEVHARHGERVRLVLVGDTHNIAGGGIMDAIHENIAALGDAVEVRGRVSEQELQAFYADLDVLVLPSVNRYEAFGMVQLEAMLSGARVIASNLPGVRTIVQNSGNGEVVAIGDATALAQAMERLLATREGVTRVCVRERALQAYPLRRFFDLQEAMLLGYPVQATSD, via the coding sequence ATGAAGATCTTGATCGTTCTGACCTACTATTCCCCCTACATGAGTGGGGTAACCGAATTCGCTCGGATGCTGGCGGAGGACCTTGCACAGCGACATCACGTTACGGTACTGACCACCCAGCACGATCCGGGGCTGCCGGAGGATGAAATAGTGAGCGGCGTACGCGTGGTGCGTGCCCCGGTCTTCGCTCGCATGCACAAGGGCGTACTGAGCTGGAAGTTCATCACCTCGTTCCGCCGCCTTGCCCGGCAGCACGATGTGGTCAACCTGCATATGCCGATGCTCGAATCTGGTCTGCTATCGATGCTGGTGGAGCGCCGCAAGCTGGTGGTGAACTACCAGTGTGACATGGCTGTGGTGGGAGGATTGCTGGACCGGATCGCGGTCAATCTCACCCGTATATCCTGCTGGTTTGCCACGCGGCGCGCCCGGGACATTGGTGTCCTCACCCATGATTACGCCAGTTCATCGACTTGGTTGTCCGGTACCCGTAGCAAGCAGCACGAGGTACTGGCCCCAATGAAGGCGATGCCCTGGCGCGATAGCCAGACGAATACTGATGGTGTGTTCCGGTTCGGCTTCGTTGGACGTTTTGTCGCCGAGAAGGGCCTGCCTGTGCTGCTTGAGGCATTTGCCGAAGTCCATGCGCGACATGGCGAGCGTGTGCGTCTGGTGCTGGTGGGCGATACCCACAACATCGCCGGTGGCGGAATCATGGATGCCATCCATGAGAACATTGCGGCGCTCGGAGATGCGGTGGAAGTGCGAGGACGAGTCAGCGAGCAGGAGCTTCAGGCCTTCTACGCGGACCTGGATGTTCTCGTCCTGCCCAGTGTCAATCGTTATGAGGCCTTTGGCATGGTGCAACTGGAGGCGATGCTCAGCGGTGCACGGGTAATTGCTTCCAACCTGCCTGGTGTACGGACAATTGTGCAGAACAGCGGCAATGGTGAAGTGGTGGCTATTGGCGATGCTACTGCCTTGGCGCAGGCAATGGAGCGATTGCTTGCTACTCGGGAAGGCGTGACCCGGGTCTGTGTCCGGGAACGAGCATTACAGGCCTACCCGCTGCGGCGCTTCTTCGACCTGCAGGAAGCTATGTTGCTGGGCTACCCGGTGCAGGCTACGTCGGACTGA
- a CDS encoding class I SAM-dependent methyltransferase: MPEMSEQYGQEYYSGNGQDGDRPALKLFTRLAKRYLPAGRILDFGCGPGFFLDHLRHHFEAMGIEQSPWASAEARRRTGVAVHASLDEVADASIDGVGVSSCNRAHRGSSA, translated from the coding sequence ATGCCGGAGATGTCGGAGCAGTACGGCCAAGAATACTATAGTGGCAACGGTCAGGATGGTGATCGTCCTGCCCTCAAGTTATTCACGCGTTTGGCCAAGCGTTATCTACCCGCTGGGCGTATTCTGGATTTCGGCTGCGGTCCAGGCTTTTTTCTGGATCATCTACGGCATCATTTCGAAGCAATGGGCATCGAACAGAGCCCATGGGCCAGTGCCGAGGCGAGGCGCCGCACCGGAGTCGCCGTGCATGCTTCGCTTGACGAGGTGGCCGATGCCAGCATCGACGGCGTTGGTGTCAGTTCATGTAATCGAGCACATCGAGGATCCAGCGCTTGA
- a CDS encoding methyltransferase domain-containing protein: MPASTALVSVHVIEHIEDPALEPILGQWHRVLRPGGRALVVTPDAKGFAHRRKGSKWIAFTDPTHINLKSHVEWEASFSAAGFIVQHRFADGLWDFPYILPWMGKAEVFLLGWPTLAQFLLARPLLPAGSGESVILVLERREIA; encoded by the coding sequence ATGCCAGCATCGACGGCGTTGGTGTCAGTTCATGTAATCGAGCACATCGAGGATCCAGCGCTTGAGCCGATACTTGGCCAATGGCATCGGGTTCTGCGCCCGGGTGGTCGCGCCTTGGTGGTCACGCCCGATGCAAAGGGATTCGCGCATCGTCGCAAGGGCAGCAAATGGATCGCGTTCACTGACCCAACCCACATCAACCTGAAGTCCCATGTGGAATGGGAGGCCTCGTTCAGTGCGGCCGGATTCATTGTCCAGCACCGTTTTGCCGATGGCCTTTGGGACTTTCCCTACATCCTTCCATGGATGGGCAAGGCCGAAGTCTTTCTGCTCGGCTGGCCAACCCTGGCGCAATTCTTGCTGGCCCGCCCACTGCTGCCCGCAGGCAGCGGCGAATCGGTCATTCTGGTGCTTGAGCGGCGCGAGATTGCCTGA
- a CDS encoding UbiA family prenyltransferase: MTASGVGHSRPLCVDLDGTLLRSDLLYETFLRMLARQPWMLFVLPFWLLRGKAHLKRQLAVHGAGDPALLPYDRRVVDLLRASGDRRRVLCTASDAELVEPIARHLGVFDDVFCSDGETNLAGHRKAELLVKQFGERGFDYMGNARVDLAIWKHAHSSWVVNASAGVARAAAGCSQLAAHWPRESGGLRAWLKAMRIHQWLKNLLVFVPLLASHRFLEFDALLEAALAFLAFGLCASGVYLFNDLLDLDSDRQHPRKRTRPFACGRLDLRSGLLATPVLTVAGFALAALVAPSFLLVLCIYFCLTLAYSLRLKQIVMIDVVMLAALYTIRIVGGAAAIDVTLSFWLLTFSMFIFLSLAMLKRYTELRLTLASGKQKPSGRGYHVEDLGLVQNLGTASGLASVLVLCLYINAPESQSLYGHPLFLWLLCPILLYWICRAWLLAHRGQMHDDPVVFAVKDPGSLVTVLVGGLSVLAAI, translated from the coding sequence GTGACAGCATCCGGTGTCGGCCACTCACGGCCGCTGTGTGTTGATCTGGACGGCACTCTGCTGCGCAGCGATCTGCTCTATGAAACCTTCCTGCGGATGCTGGCACGCCAGCCCTGGATGCTGTTCGTGTTGCCGTTCTGGTTGCTGCGCGGCAAGGCCCATCTGAAGCGCCAGCTTGCCGTGCACGGTGCGGGCGATCCTGCATTGCTGCCCTACGACCGACGCGTAGTTGATCTTCTGCGCGCCAGCGGCGATCGTCGGCGCGTACTGTGCACCGCATCCGATGCAGAACTGGTAGAGCCGATCGCTCGCCACTTGGGCGTGTTCGACGATGTGTTTTGCAGTGATGGCGAGACAAACCTAGCGGGGCATCGCAAAGCCGAGCTGCTAGTCAAGCAGTTCGGCGAGCGCGGCTTTGACTACATGGGCAATGCAAGGGTCGATCTTGCAATCTGGAAGCACGCCCATTCGTCATGGGTGGTCAATGCAAGCGCGGGCGTGGCGCGCGCTGCAGCAGGTTGCTCACAACTTGCTGCTCATTGGCCTCGCGAAAGTGGCGGCCTTCGTGCCTGGCTCAAGGCAATGCGCATCCACCAGTGGCTGAAGAACCTGCTGGTCTTCGTGCCATTGCTCGCCAGCCACCGCTTCCTTGAATTCGATGCGTTGCTTGAGGCAGCACTAGCCTTCCTCGCATTCGGTTTGTGCGCATCGGGCGTGTACCTCTTCAACGACTTGCTTGATCTCGATTCAGATCGCCAACATCCACGTAAGCGCACGCGCCCATTCGCCTGCGGCCGGCTGGATCTGCGCTCGGGGCTGCTGGCAACGCCGGTGCTTACCGTTGCCGGCTTCGCACTGGCCGCACTGGTGGCACCGTCGTTCCTGCTGGTGCTCTGCATCTACTTCTGCCTTACCCTTGCCTACTCGTTGCGACTCAAGCAGATCGTGATGATCGATGTGGTGATGCTTGCCGCCCTGTACACCATTCGTATTGTTGGTGGCGCGGCGGCGATCGATGTGACGCTGTCGTTCTGGTTGCTGACGTTCTCGATGTTCATCTTTCTCAGTCTGGCCATGCTGAAGCGGTACACGGAGCTGCGCCTGACACTGGCAAGTGGCAAACAGAAGCCCAGCGGGCGTGGCTATCACGTCGAGGACCTTGGCCTGGTGCAGAACCTGGGTACCGCTTCGGGTCTGGCCTCAGTGCTGGTGCTGTGCCTGTACATCAACGCACCCGAAAGCCAGAGCCTTTATGGTCACCCGCTATTCCTTTGGCTGCTTTGCCCGATCCTGCTTTACTGGATCTGCCGCGCGTGGCTGCTGGCTCACCGCGGCCAGATGCACGATGACCCTGTTGTGTTCGCGGTGAAGGATCCTGGCAGCCTGGTCACAGTGCTCGTTGGAGGCTTGTCGGTTCTCGCTGCGATCTGA
- a CDS encoding mannose-1-phosphate guanylyltransferase/mannose-6-phosphate isomerase: MTPIVPVILSGGSGTRLWPLSREAYPKQFLPLVGDDTMLQATWKRVASIAGAAPIVVANQEHRFMAAEQLRECKVLPQALILEPVGRNTAPAIAIAALQALANGDDVLLLVLPSDHVVRNEAAFHAAVKQAAIAAETGKLVTFGIVPTAPETGYGYIKAAAGEGVRAVDRFVEKPDLATAEQYVASGEYFWNSGMFLFKASRYLKELEALQPAILAACRQALDKAARDNDFIRLDAEAFAASPNDSIDYAVMEKTADAAVVPLDAEWNDVGSWSALWEVSDKDADGNACHGDVIALDCKDSYAYGNRLIAMVGLQDVVVVETDDAVFVGHKDRVQDVKEIVGQIKRDGRSEAAAHRKVYRPWGAYDSIDNGARFQVKRITVKPGATLSLQMHHHRAEHWIVVSGTAEVTRGDEVILLSENQSTYIPLGVTHRLKNPGKLPLELIEVQSGSYLGEDDIVRFEDQYGRAGA; this comes from the coding sequence ATGACCCCAATTGTTCCCGTCATCCTTTCAGGTGGCTCCGGTACCCGGCTGTGGCCGCTGTCGCGCGAAGCCTATCCAAAGCAGTTCCTGCCGCTGGTCGGTGATGACACGATGCTGCAGGCCACCTGGAAGCGCGTCGCTTCCATAGCCGGTGCGGCACCGATCGTGGTGGCCAACCAGGAGCACCGCTTCATGGCCGCCGAGCAGCTGCGCGAGTGCAAGGTGCTGCCGCAGGCGCTGATCCTCGAGCCCGTGGGCCGCAACACCGCCCCGGCCATCGCGATCGCCGCGCTGCAGGCCTTGGCCAACGGCGACGATGTCCTGCTGCTGGTGCTGCCGTCCGACCACGTGGTCCGCAACGAAGCGGCCTTCCACGCAGCGGTCAAGCAGGCCGCCATCGCTGCCGAGACCGGTAAGCTGGTCACCTTCGGCATCGTGCCGACCGCACCGGAAACCGGCTACGGCTATATCAAGGCCGCTGCCGGCGAAGGCGTGCGCGCCGTCGACCGTTTCGTCGAGAAACCCGATCTGGCCACCGCCGAACAGTACGTCGCTTCCGGCGAGTATTTCTGGAACAGCGGCATGTTCCTGTTCAAGGCCTCGCGCTACCTGAAGGAGCTGGAAGCCCTGCAGCCGGCGATCCTGGCCGCGTGCCGCCAGGCGCTCGACAAGGCTGCCCGCGACAACGACTTCATCCGCCTGGATGCAGAGGCCTTCGCCGCCAGCCCGAACGACTCCATCGACTACGCGGTGATGGAAAAGACCGCCGACGCCGCCGTGGTACCGCTCGATGCCGAGTGGAACGACGTCGGATCGTGGTCAGCCCTGTGGGAGGTGTCCGACAAGGACGCCGATGGCAATGCCTGCCACGGCGATGTGATCGCCCTGGACTGCAAGGACAGCTATGCCTACGGCAATCGCCTAATCGCGATGGTCGGCCTGCAGGACGTGGTGGTCGTTGAAACCGATGATGCCGTGTTCGTCGGCCACAAGGACCGCGTGCAGGACGTCAAGGAGATCGTCGGCCAGATCAAGCGCGATGGCCGCAGTGAAGCCGCCGCCCACCGCAAGGTCTACCGCCCCTGGGGCGCCTACGACTCGATCGACAACGGCGCGCGGTTCCAGGTCAAGCGCATCACTGTCAAGCCGGGCGCAACGCTGAGCCTGCAGATGCACCACCACCGTGCCGAGCACTGGATCGTGGTCAGTGGTACGGCCGAGGTGACGCGTGGCGATGAGGTGATCCTGCTGTCGGAGAACCAGAGTACGTATATTCCGCTTGGCGTGACCCATCGTCTGAAGAACCCGGGTAAGCTGCCGCTGGAGCTGATTGAAGTGCAGTCCGGCAGCTATCTGGGCGAGGACGATATCGTGCGCTTCGAAGACCAGTATGGCCGCGCGGGAGCCTGA